Proteins found in one Microbacterium sp. SSM24 genomic segment:
- the purH gene encoding bifunctional phosphoribosylaminoimidazolecarboxamide formyltransferase/IMP cyclohydrolase has protein sequence MAGPTHDPALYTHRDVVPVRRALVSVSDKTDLLKLAEALSGAGVEIVSTGSTAATIRDAGHDVTDVASVTGFPESLGGRVKTLHPGVHAGLLADLRLEDHLQQLTELGIEPFELVVVNLYPFVETVRSGAQGDEVVEQIDIGGPAMVRASAKNFANVAIVVSPESYPAIIDAIGTGGTTLQQRRDLAARAFAHTCEYDRAVATWFAEETLGGADLPQHLTIKAERLTTLRYGENAHQRAAIYSRVGGHGIAQATQLQGKEMSYNNYVDADAALRAAFDMVKPAVAIIKHANPCGIAVTAPNALDPIASAHLRAHECDPVSAYGGVIATNGTVTLKMAENLKDIFTEVIVAPSFEPEALEVFKAKKNLRLLQLPADWRQERMDVRLVSGGLLLQDADRFPDDIDSVAKDWQLVSGERPADDDMTNLIFAWKACRAVKSNAIVLAKGSATVGIGMGQVNRVDSCRLAVERAGDRAAGSVAASDAFFPFADGAQVLIDAGIRAIIQPGGSVRDDEVIAAAQAANVTMFFTGERHFFH, from the coding sequence ATGGCCGGCCCGACCCACGACCCCGCCCTCTACACCCACCGAGACGTCGTTCCCGTACGGCGTGCGCTGGTCTCCGTGAGCGACAAGACCGATCTGCTGAAGCTCGCCGAGGCGCTCTCGGGCGCCGGCGTGGAGATCGTCTCGACCGGCTCCACGGCGGCGACGATCCGCGATGCCGGACACGACGTGACCGACGTGGCGTCGGTGACGGGCTTCCCCGAGTCGCTGGGCGGCCGCGTCAAGACGCTGCACCCCGGAGTGCACGCCGGCCTCCTCGCGGATCTGCGCCTCGAGGACCACCTTCAGCAGTTGACCGAGCTCGGCATCGAGCCGTTCGAGCTCGTCGTCGTGAACCTGTATCCGTTCGTCGAGACCGTGCGCTCCGGCGCGCAGGGCGACGAGGTCGTCGAGCAGATCGACATCGGCGGTCCGGCGATGGTGCGGGCGTCGGCCAAGAACTTCGCGAACGTCGCGATCGTCGTGTCGCCCGAGTCGTACCCGGCCATCATCGACGCGATCGGCACCGGCGGCACCACGCTGCAGCAGCGCCGCGACCTCGCCGCCCGGGCATTCGCGCACACGTGCGAGTACGATCGCGCGGTCGCGACGTGGTTCGCCGAGGAGACCCTCGGCGGCGCCGACCTTCCGCAGCACCTCACCATCAAGGCCGAGCGCCTCACCACCCTGCGCTACGGCGAGAACGCGCATCAGCGCGCGGCGATCTACTCCCGCGTCGGCGGCCACGGCATCGCGCAGGCGACTCAGCTGCAGGGCAAGGAGATGTCGTACAACAACTACGTCGACGCCGACGCCGCGCTGCGCGCCGCGTTCGACATGGTCAAGCCCGCCGTGGCGATCATCAAGCACGCGAATCCTTGCGGCATCGCGGTGACAGCGCCCAACGCGCTCGACCCGATCGCGAGCGCGCACCTGCGCGCGCACGAGTGCGACCCGGTCTCGGCGTACGGCGGAGTGATCGCCACGAACGGTACCGTGACCCTCAAGATGGCCGAGAATCTCAAGGACATCTTCACCGAGGTCATCGTCGCGCCCTCGTTCGAGCCGGAGGCCCTCGAGGTCTTCAAGGCGAAGAAGAACCTGCGCCTGCTCCAGCTTCCCGCCGACTGGCGCCAGGAGCGCATGGACGTCCGTCTCGTGTCGGGCGGGCTGCTGCTGCAGGACGCCGACCGGTTCCCCGACGACATCGATTCGGTCGCGAAGGACTGGCAGCTCGTGTCGGGCGAGCGCCCGGCCGACGACGACATGACCAACCTGATCTTCGCGTGGAAGGCGTGCCGCGCGGTCAAGTCGAACGCGATCGTCCTCGCGAAGGGCTCGGCGACCGTCGGCATCGGCATGGGTCAGGTCAACCGCGTCGACTCGTGCCGCCTGGCCGTGGAGCGGGCCGGGGACCGCGCCGCCGGGTCGGTGGCGGCATCCGATGCGTTCTTCCCGTTCGCCGACGGTGCGCAGGTGCTGATCGATGCGGGAATCCGCGCGATCATCCAGCCCGGCGGATCGGTGCGCGACGACGAGGTCATCGCCGCCGCGCAGGCCGCGAACGTGACCATGTTCTTCACGGGCGAGCGCCACTTCTTCCACTGA
- the purN gene encoding phosphoribosylglycinamide formyltransferase yields the protein MLTVAVLISGTGSNLRALLDAAADPAYPAEIVVVGADREAEGFSHAEEYGIPSFMVPWAQFDSREEWGDELAAQLAVWQPDLVVLSGLMRLLPAPLVDEWSPRIINTHPAYLPEFPGAHGVRDALAAGVPRTGASVIIVDNGVDSGPILAQERVPVLPGDDEHALHDRIKPVERRLLIDVVRRIATGDLDLAAVSAAATAS from the coding sequence GTGCTCACGGTCGCCGTCCTCATCTCGGGCACGGGGTCCAATCTGCGCGCTCTGCTCGACGCGGCCGCCGATCCCGCGTATCCCGCCGAGATCGTCGTCGTCGGCGCCGATCGCGAGGCCGAGGGCTTCTCGCACGCGGAGGAGTACGGCATCCCGTCCTTCATGGTGCCGTGGGCGCAGTTCGACTCGCGCGAGGAGTGGGGCGACGAGCTCGCTGCACAGCTCGCGGTGTGGCAGCCCGACCTCGTCGTGCTGAGCGGTCTCATGCGCCTGCTGCCCGCGCCGCTCGTCGACGAGTGGTCGCCGCGCATCATCAACACCCACCCCGCCTACCTGCCGGAGTTCCCGGGAGCCCACGGGGTGCGCGATGCACTCGCGGCGGGAGTCCCCCGGACCGGGGCCAGCGTCATCATCGTCGACAACGGGGTCGACTCGGGGCCGATCCTCGCCCAGGAGCGCGTGCCCGTGCTCCCCGGCGACGACGAGCACGCCCTCCACGACCGCATCAAGCCCGTCGAGCGCCGCCTGCTCATCGACGTCGTCCGCCGCATCGCGACCGGAGACCTCGACCTGGCTGCGGTCTCGGCGGCCGCCACAGCTTCCTGA
- a CDS encoding DUF6350 family protein — MHRLIVALLAAVDAAIAVAVGIAATLAPLTLVWVFGLGGTADWGALWPTSATIWQFGNLVPLLITLPADYLAATGIDSAAASFTLSLAPLAFASFTAIFAARSGVRASKADAWATGVLAGTVVFGALATLVGFTAQNLVADAELWQAILVPTLVFALPCLAGAVVTEWREAGSGRIADLRDRVEADPHWGAAPGLVGLGTAVVVVGLVGAGALVAAVAIVLRGGEIIALFQAGNVDALGATVITLAQLLYLPTLVVWGLAFTAGPGFAVGDGGIVSPSGTQVGVVPGIPIFGVLPETTSPWLLLLALVPVGLGAFAGWIARSRLAGEAASDARAPEVVVDDERTAALTGLLASVAPSPPPAASVSHDAFGPRLVIAAGIAVLSGAAAALLSAVASGSLGPGRLSHLGPQPGPVALAVGLEVLVGAAILLLAPRGGRKTTDAAGAASDEQGDAAPAVSPVSPFFDHPASDAAETLDLGPRKSGPGAPVE, encoded by the coding sequence ATGCATCGCCTCATCGTCGCCCTCCTCGCAGCCGTCGACGCCGCCATAGCGGTGGCCGTCGGCATAGCGGCGACCCTCGCCCCGCTCACCCTCGTCTGGGTGTTCGGACTGGGCGGGACCGCGGACTGGGGGGCCCTGTGGCCGACCTCGGCCACGATCTGGCAGTTCGGCAACCTCGTGCCGCTGCTGATCACGCTCCCCGCCGACTACCTCGCCGCGACGGGGATCGACTCGGCGGCGGCATCCTTCACGCTCTCGCTCGCCCCCCTCGCGTTCGCCTCGTTCACGGCGATCTTCGCGGCGCGCTCGGGCGTGCGCGCCTCGAAGGCGGATGCCTGGGCGACCGGCGTCCTCGCGGGCACGGTGGTGTTCGGCGCGCTGGCGACGCTCGTCGGCTTCACGGCGCAGAATCTCGTGGCCGACGCCGAACTCTGGCAGGCGATCCTCGTGCCGACGCTCGTCTTCGCGCTGCCCTGCCTCGCGGGGGCGGTCGTGACCGAGTGGCGCGAGGCCGGGTCCGGCCGCATCGCCGATCTGCGGGACCGCGTCGAGGCGGACCCGCACTGGGGTGCGGCTCCCGGTCTGGTCGGTCTCGGCACCGCGGTCGTGGTCGTCGGGCTCGTCGGCGCGGGCGCGCTCGTCGCGGCGGTGGCGATCGTGCTGCGCGGCGGTGAGATCATCGCGCTCTTCCAGGCGGGCAACGTCGACGCTCTCGGCGCGACCGTGATCACGCTCGCCCAGCTGCTGTACCTCCCGACACTCGTGGTGTGGGGCCTGGCCTTCACGGCCGGCCCGGGCTTCGCCGTGGGCGACGGCGGGATCGTGTCGCCGTCGGGCACGCAGGTGGGGGTCGTGCCCGGCATCCCGATCTTCGGTGTCCTTCCCGAGACCACGTCGCCGTGGCTGCTGCTGCTCGCGCTGGTGCCGGTCGGTCTGGGGGCGTTCGCCGGATGGATCGCCCGTTCGCGGCTCGCGGGTGAGGCGGCGTCCGACGCGCGCGCACCGGAGGTCGTCGTCGACGACGAGCGCACAGCGGCGCTCACCGGCCTGCTCGCATCGGTCGCGCCCTCGCCGCCCCCCGCAGCGTCGGTGTCGCACGACGCGTTCGGTCCGCGCCTCGTCATCGCCGCCGGTATCGCAGTGCTCTCGGGCGCGGCGGCCGCGCTCCTGTCGGCGGTCGCGTCCGGATCGCTCGGTCCGGGGCGGCTCTCCCACCTGGGGCCCCAGCCCGGCCCGGTCGCGCTGGCGGTGGGCCTCGAGGTGCTCGTCGGGGCGGCGATCCTGCTCCTCGCACCGCGAGGGGGCCGAAAGACGACGGATGCGGCGGGCGCGGCATCCGATGAGCAGGGCGACGCAGCACCCGCCGTTTCGCCGGTCTCGCCGTTCTTCGATCACCCCGCCTCCGACGCCGCTGAGACGCTCGACCTGGGACCGCGGAAATCCGGACCCGGCGCGCCGGTAGAATAG
- a CDS encoding NCS2 family permease produces the protein MSTAPSPAADTAETPEPRNGFDRFFDITRRGSTVGTEVRGGVVTFVTMAYIVILNPIILSSGVDVDGNSLGFTQVAAVTALTAGVMTVLFGLVTRLPFAFAAGLGINSFLAVAVVGQVTWPEAMGLVVINGLIIVLLAATGLRRMIFDAVPIQLKLAITVGIGLFIAFIGFVDAGFVTATGASSPPVGLGVDGSVATVPTLIFVFTLLLTGILVARKVKGGILIGLVTGTVVAVVVEAIWNIGPKFDGDQVNPGGWGLSVPELPASLVSVPDLSLIGQVSFGSFERIGVLAALMLVFTLVFTNFFDAMGTMTGLSKEAGLANEKGDFPRIKSALIVEGVGAVAGGYASASSNTVFIESGAGIGEGARTGFANVVTGVLFLVAMFFTPLVSIVPSEVAASALVIVGALMMAQIRFIDFSEFSVLLPVFLAITVMPLTYSIANGIGAGFISWVVVRSLSGKAKQISPLLWIVAAGFVLYFARGPLESLLAG, from the coding sequence ATGAGCACAGCCCCGTCGCCCGCAGCCGACACCGCCGAGACGCCCGAACCGCGCAACGGCTTCGACAGATTCTTCGACATCACCAGGCGAGGCTCGACCGTCGGCACGGAGGTCCGCGGCGGCGTGGTCACCTTCGTGACGATGGCCTACATCGTCATCCTGAACCCGATCATCCTCTCCAGCGGCGTCGACGTCGACGGGAACAGTCTCGGCTTCACGCAGGTCGCCGCCGTGACGGCGCTCACCGCGGGCGTCATGACCGTGCTGTTCGGCCTGGTGACGCGCCTGCCGTTCGCGTTCGCCGCCGGCCTCGGGATCAACTCGTTCCTCGCCGTCGCCGTCGTCGGTCAGGTGACGTGGCCCGAGGCGATGGGCCTCGTGGTGATCAACGGTCTCATCATCGTGCTGCTCGCCGCGACCGGCCTGCGGCGCATGATCTTCGACGCGGTGCCGATCCAGCTGAAGCTGGCGATCACGGTGGGCATCGGCCTCTTCATCGCCTTCATCGGCTTCGTGGACGCCGGGTTCGTCACCGCGACCGGCGCGTCGTCGCCTCCCGTCGGCCTGGGCGTCGACGGATCGGTCGCCACCGTGCCGACGCTCATCTTCGTCTTCACCCTGCTGCTGACCGGCATCCTCGTCGCGCGCAAGGTCAAGGGCGGCATCCTCATCGGACTCGTGACGGGCACCGTCGTCGCCGTCGTCGTCGAGGCGATCTGGAACATCGGGCCCAAGTTCGACGGCGACCAGGTCAACCCGGGCGGGTGGGGTCTGTCGGTCCCCGAGCTTCCGGCGTCGCTCGTCAGCGTTCCCGACCTGTCGCTCATCGGGCAGGTGTCGTTCGGATCCTTCGAGCGCATCGGGGTGCTCGCGGCGCTCATGCTGGTCTTCACGCTCGTCTTCACGAACTTCTTCGACGCGATGGGCACCATGACGGGCCTCTCCAAAGAAGCGGGACTGGCGAACGAGAAGGGCGACTTCCCCCGAATCAAGTCGGCGCTGATCGTCGAGGGCGTCGGCGCGGTCGCCGGCGGATATGCGTCCGCGTCGTCCAACACCGTGTTCATCGAGTCCGGCGCCGGCATCGGCGAAGGAGCGCGCACCGGCTTCGCGAACGTCGTGACCGGCGTGCTGTTCCTCGTGGCCATGTTCTTCACGCCGCTGGTGTCGATCGTGCCCAGTGAGGTGGCGGCATCCGCTCTGGTCATCGTCGGCGCGCTCATGATGGCGCAGATCCGGTTCATCGACTTCAGCGAGTTCTCGGTGCTGCTGCCGGTGTTCCTCGCGATCACCGTCATGCCCCTCACCTACTCGATCGCCAACGGCATCGGCGCGGGCTTCATCTCCTGGGTGGTCGTGCGGTCGCTGTCGGGCAAGGCCAAGCAGATCAGTCCGCTGCTGTGGATCGTCGCCGCCGGCTTCGTGCTCTACTTCGCCCGCGGACCTCTCGAGAGCCTGCTCGCCGGCTGA
- a CDS encoding nitroreductase family deazaflavin-dependent oxidoreductase produces MPLTGEYKPSTSDWARKQAETFEASDGQKANTLRGVPIIVLTSVGAKSGGLRKTALMRVEHDGRYLAVASKGGHPDPPNWYWNLRKNAHVELQDGSDKRDYVARQLEGEERTRWWARAVEVWPDYDNYQLKTDREIAIFLLEPIED; encoded by the coding sequence ATGCCGCTGACCGGAGAGTACAAGCCGTCCACGTCCGACTGGGCCCGCAAGCAGGCCGAGACGTTCGAGGCCTCGGACGGCCAGAAAGCCAACACCCTCCGCGGGGTGCCGATCATCGTTCTGACCTCGGTCGGCGCGAAGAGCGGCGGCCTGCGCAAGACCGCCCTCATGCGCGTCGAGCATGACGGCCGCTACCTCGCGGTCGCGTCGAAGGGCGGCCACCCCGATCCGCCGAACTGGTACTGGAACCTCCGCAAGAACGCGCACGTCGAATTGCAGGACGGCTCCGACAAGCGTGACTACGTCGCACGTCAGCTCGAGGGCGAAGAGCGCACCCGATGGTGGGCGCGTGCTGTCGAGGTGTGGCCGGACTACGATAACTACCAGCTGAAGACAGACCGCGAGATCGCGATCTTCCTCCTCGAGCCGATCGAGGACTGA
- the sucD gene encoding succinate--CoA ligase subunit alpha → MSIFLNKDSKVIVQGITGGEGTKHTALMLKAGTQVVGGVNARKAGTTVLHTDKDGNPVELPVFATVDEAIAATGADVSIAFVPPAFTKSAMVEAIDAEIPLLVVITEGVPVGDTAEAWAYAQSKGNTTRIIGPNCPGIITPGESLVGITPANITGKGPIGLVSKSGTLTYQMMYELREIGFSTAIGIGGDPVIGTTHIDALAAFEADPETKAIVMIGEIGGDAEERAADFIKANVTKPVVGYVAGFTAPEGKTMGHAGAIVSGSAGTAQAKKEALEAAGVKVGKTPSETAELMRGIIAGL, encoded by the coding sequence ATGTCGATCTTTCTGAACAAGGACTCCAAGGTCATCGTCCAGGGCATCACCGGCGGCGAAGGCACCAAGCACACCGCACTCATGCTCAAGGCCGGCACCCAGGTCGTCGGCGGCGTCAACGCCCGCAAGGCCGGCACCACCGTGCTGCACACCGACAAGGACGGCAACCCCGTCGAGCTGCCCGTCTTCGCGACCGTCGACGAGGCCATCGCCGCAACCGGCGCCGACGTGTCGATCGCGTTCGTGCCGCCGGCGTTCACCAAGAGCGCGATGGTCGAGGCCATCGACGCCGAGATCCCGCTGCTCGTCGTGATCACCGAGGGCGTGCCCGTCGGCGACACCGCCGAGGCGTGGGCGTATGCGCAGTCCAAGGGCAACACCACTCGCATCATCGGACCGAACTGCCCCGGCATCATCACGCCCGGCGAATCGCTCGTCGGCATCACGCCCGCCAACATCACCGGCAAGGGCCCGATCGGCCTCGTGTCGAAGTCGGGCACCCTGACCTACCAGATGATGTACGAGCTCCGTGAGATCGGCTTCTCCACCGCGATCGGCATCGGCGGCGACCCGGTCATCGGCACCACCCACATCGACGCCCTCGCCGCGTTCGAGGCCGACCCCGAGACCAAGGCGATCGTGATGATCGGCGAGATCGGCGGCGACGCCGAGGAGCGTGCTGCCGACTTCATCAAGGCCAACGTCACGAAGCCGGTCGTCGGCTACGTCGCCGGCTTCACCGCGCCCGAGGGCAAGACCATGGGCCACGCCGGTGCGATCGTGTCCGGCTCCGCCGGCACCGCCCAGGCCAAGAAGGAAGCCCTCGAGGCCGCAGGCGTCAAGGTCGGCAAGACCCCCAGCGAGACCGCCGAGCTCATGCGCGGCATCATCGCCGGACTGTAA
- the sucC gene encoding ADP-forming succinate--CoA ligase subunit beta, translated as MDLYEYQARDLFEKYEVPVLAGIVADTPEEVRAAAEKIGGVVVVKAQVKAGGRGKAGGVKVAKTPDEAYELSKAIFGLDIKGHVVKRVMVAQGARIDKEYYFSVLLDRANRAYLSLCSVEGGMEIEELAVERPEALARVAVDPLAGIDKQKAVEIAEAAGFAPELVDKVSDVFVKLYNVYKSEDATLVEVNPLVLTEDGEIIALDGKVSLDENADFRHAGHALLEDKDAADPLEAKAKENDLNYVKLDGEVGVIGNGAGLVMSTLDVVAYAGENHGGVKPANFLDIGGGASAEVMAAGLDVILGDPQVKSVFVNVFGGITACDAVAKGIVGALAELGSSASKPLVVRLDGNKVDEGRAILRDANHPLVTLAETMDEGADKAAELANA; from the coding sequence GTGGATCTGTACGAGTACCAGGCACGTGACCTTTTCGAGAAGTACGAGGTGCCGGTTCTCGCCGGCATCGTCGCGGACACGCCGGAGGAGGTGCGGGCCGCGGCCGAGAAGATCGGCGGAGTGGTCGTCGTCAAGGCGCAGGTCAAGGCCGGCGGTCGCGGCAAGGCCGGCGGCGTGAAGGTCGCCAAGACCCCCGACGAGGCGTATGAGCTGTCGAAGGCCATCTTCGGTCTCGACATCAAGGGCCACGTCGTCAAGCGCGTCATGGTCGCGCAGGGCGCGCGCATCGACAAGGAGTACTACTTCTCGGTGCTGCTCGACCGCGCGAACCGCGCCTACCTGTCGCTGTGCTCCGTCGAGGGCGGCATGGAGATCGAGGAGCTCGCCGTCGAGCGCCCCGAGGCGCTCGCCCGCGTCGCCGTCGACCCGCTGGCGGGCATCGACAAGCAGAAGGCCGTCGAGATCGCCGAGGCCGCCGGCTTCGCGCCCGAGCTCGTCGACAAGGTCAGCGACGTCTTCGTCAAGCTCTACAACGTCTACAAGAGCGAGGACGCCACGCTCGTCGAGGTGAACCCGCTCGTGCTCACCGAGGACGGCGAGATCATCGCGCTGGACGGCAAGGTCTCGCTCGACGAGAACGCCGACTTCCGCCACGCCGGTCACGCGCTCCTCGAAGACAAGGACGCCGCCGACCCGCTGGAGGCGAAGGCCAAGGAGAACGACCTCAACTACGTCAAGCTCGACGGCGAGGTCGGTGTCATCGGCAACGGCGCGGGCCTGGTGATGTCGACGCTCGACGTCGTCGCGTACGCCGGTGAGAACCACGGCGGCGTGAAGCCGGCGAACTTCCTCGACATCGGCGGCGGCGCCTCGGCCGAGGTCATGGCCGCCGGGCTGGACGTCATCCTCGGAGACCCGCAGGTCAAGAGCGTGTTCGTCAACGTGTTCGGCGGCATCACCGCGTGCGACGCGGTGGCCAAGGGCATCGTCGGCGCACTCGCCGAGCTGGGCTCGAGCGCGTCGAAGCCGCTCGTCGTGCGCCTCGACGGCAACAAGGTCGACGAGGGACGCGCGATCCTCCGCGACGCCAACCACCCGCTGGTGACGCTCGCCGAGACCATGGACGAGGGCGCCGACAAGGCCGCCGAGCTCGCGAACGCATAA
- a CDS encoding TetR/AcrR family transcriptional regulator, whose translation MSETAAVPSPAPQAAVVAAALELFARQGFDQTSVEQIAQAAGVSRSTFFRQFGGKDDVVFADHELLLDRIRAFLAGGHADPWHAVCEASVLVYSHFAADPDLARRRYTVVRQVPALREREIVTVFRYERLFDEYLRASLPGLDPIDAVGFSALVTAIHNHVLRQLLRGPKRVPVSVLRRALDDALRRFGVQPSDEARDAAADDVVVAVFPRSMPTAEVARRLRERLDE comes from the coding sequence ATGTCCGAGACCGCCGCCGTTCCCAGCCCCGCCCCGCAGGCCGCGGTGGTCGCCGCCGCGCTCGAGCTGTTCGCCCGCCAGGGATTCGACCAGACCTCGGTCGAGCAGATCGCGCAGGCCGCCGGCGTCTCGCGTTCCACGTTCTTCCGCCAGTTCGGCGGCAAGGACGACGTCGTCTTCGCCGATCACGAGCTGCTGCTCGACCGCATCCGCGCGTTCCTCGCCGGAGGCCACGCCGACCCGTGGCACGCCGTGTGCGAGGCATCCGTTCTCGTGTACTCGCACTTCGCCGCCGATCCCGATCTCGCGCGACGGCGCTACACCGTCGTGCGCCAGGTCCCCGCGCTGCGCGAGCGGGAGATCGTGACGGTGTTCCGCTACGAGCGGCTGTTCGACGAGTACCTGCGCGCGTCGCTGCCCGGACTCGACCCGATCGACGCCGTCGGGTTCTCTGCGCTCGTGACGGCGATCCACAACCATGTGCTGCGCCAGCTGCTGCGCGGACCGAAGCGCGTGCCCGTCTCGGTCCTGCGTCGAGCGCTCGACGACGCGCTGCGGCGGTTCGGCGTGCAGCCTTCCGACGAGGCACGGGATGCCGCCGCCGACGACGTCGTGGTGGCGGTGTTCCCGCGCTCGATGCCGACCGCCGAGGTCGCCCGCCGGCTGCGCGAGCGCCTCGACGAGTAG